A single Venturia canescens isolate UGA chromosome 1, ASM1945775v1, whole genome shotgun sequence DNA region contains:
- the Inx3 gene encoding innexin inx3 codes for MAVFGLVSAVAGFVKVRYLIDKAIIDNMVFRAHYRITSAILFACCIIVTANNLIGDAINCISDEAVPRHVMNTFCWITYTFTMPGNQDKAVGTHVAHPGLGTDDGEKIFHSYYQWVPFMLFFQGILFYLPHWMWKQWEEGKVRMISEGMRGALVESKQERQARATKLVQYIVETLHLHNSYAAGYFCCEALNFVNVVGNIFFVDTFLGGAFLTYGTDVVKFSNMNQEQRSDPMIQVFPRITKCTFHKFGASGTIQKLDALCVLALNILNEKIYIFLWFWFIILAVMSGVALLYSMAVVLLPSTRETILKKRFKFGTPSGVSALVRETQVGDFLLIHLLGQNMNMMVFNEVLDELSRRLHVGSSSGASPASMPSAPSTLEMSPIYPEIEKFSKDTEI; via the exons ATGGCGGTATTCGGACTGGTGTCGGCGGTCGCCGGTTTCGTAAAAGTACGATACCTCATAGACAAAGCGATAATAGACAACATGGTGTTCAGAGCTCACTACAGAATCACATCTGCGATATTGTTCGCCTGTTGCATCATAGTGACCGCGAACAATCTCATCG GTGACGCGATAAACTGCATATCGGACGAAGCGGTGCCGAGACACGTGATGAACACTTTCTGCTGGATAACGTACACGTTCACGATGCCCGGGAATCAGGATAAAGCGGTCGGGACCCACGTGGCGCATCCGGGTCTGGGAACCGACGACGGCGAGAAAATCTTCCACTCTTATTACCAGTGGGTGCCGTTTATGCTCTTCTTCCAAGGGATCCTCTTCTACTTGCCTCACTGGATGTGGAAGCAGTGGGAAGAGGGCAAAGTGCGAATGATCTCGGAGGGTATGAGAGGAGCTCTGGTCGAGAGCAAGCAGGAGAGACAAGCGCGGGCTACGAAGCTCGTTCAGTACATCGTCGAGACTCTGCATTTGCACAACAGCTACGCCGCGGGATATTTCTGCTGCGAGGCTCTCAACTTCGTCAACGTC GTCGGCAAcatatttttcgtcgacaCTTTCCTCGGCGGTGCTTTCCTCACGTACGGCACGGACGTCGTCAAGTTCAGCAACATGAATCAGGAACAACGCAGCGATCCGATGATCCAAGTCTTTCCCCGCATCACCAAATGCACCTTCCACAAATTCGGAGCCTCCGGGACCATCCAGAAGCTCGACGCACTGTGCGTCCTCGCGCTCAACATACTCAACGAAAAGATTTACATTTTCTTGTGGTTCTGGTTCATCATTCTCGCCGTCATGTCCGGTGTCGCGCTGCTTTACAGCATGGCCGTCGTTTTGTTGCCCAGCACCCGCGAAACCATCCTCAAAAAACGATTCAAGTTCGGCACACCCTCCGGCGTGAGCGCCCTCGTACGCGAAACTCAG GTCGGAGACTTTTTGCTCATTCATTTGCTCGGCCAGAATATGAACATGATGGTTTTCAACGAGGTCTTGGACGAATTGAGCAGACGTCTCCACGTCGGTTCGAGCAGCGGAGCTTCGCCGGCCTCCATGCCATCGGCGCCCTCGACCCTCGAAATGTCACCGATTTATCCGGAGATCGAAAAGTTCTCGAAAGACACGGAGATTTGA